A single Nocardioides bizhenqiangii DNA region contains:
- a CDS encoding LysR family transcriptional regulator, which translates to MQLTTVRTFLAVCRLGSLSSAAAELGYTQSAVSRQVAALEQYVGVPLLERRSRGVVPTAAGDAFRHHARAIAAEADRAVRAARDARTTTAPIALGATPSAAAGVVPSALRTVRDEHPAVRWTLVTGLTRELTEAVAAGTLDVAVVTDAPPGLPDDDRVERNPLGTDAMCVIVPEQHPARAARGPLSLADFADATWVEDNEGSEILLRTAAARAGFDPRIDVTAADLTGKAAMVAAGHAVALVPGLLGRALRRDVVAVAIEDAPTRGVYAVTPRGPAPAGTLVRAMIDALRIAVSDADPMVGKAAG; encoded by the coding sequence ATGCAGCTGACAACGGTCCGGACGTTCCTCGCGGTCTGTCGTCTCGGGTCCTTGTCGAGCGCAGCGGCGGAGCTGGGGTACACCCAGTCAGCGGTGTCGCGCCAGGTCGCAGCCCTCGAGCAGTACGTCGGCGTGCCGCTGCTGGAGCGGCGGTCCCGAGGCGTCGTACCCACTGCTGCCGGCGACGCGTTCCGCCACCACGCCCGGGCCATCGCCGCCGAGGCCGATCGGGCGGTGCGTGCCGCGCGCGATGCTCGTACGACGACCGCGCCCATCGCCCTCGGCGCGACCCCGTCGGCCGCTGCCGGAGTGGTGCCGTCGGCACTTCGGACCGTCCGGGACGAGCACCCCGCGGTGAGGTGGACGCTCGTCACCGGGCTCACGCGCGAGCTCACCGAAGCCGTCGCGGCCGGCACGCTGGACGTCGCCGTGGTGACGGATGCGCCGCCCGGCCTGCCGGACGACGACCGCGTGGAGCGCAATCCCCTCGGCACCGACGCGATGTGCGTGATCGTCCCCGAGCAGCATCCCGCCAGAGCCGCCCGCGGGCCGCTGTCACTGGCCGACTTCGCCGACGCGACCTGGGTCGAGGACAACGAAGGATCCGAGATCCTGTTGCGGACCGCCGCAGCGCGCGCCGGCTTCGACCCCCGGATCGACGTCACCGCCGCCGACCTGACCGGAAAGGCGGCGATGGTCGCCGCGGGCCACGCGGTCGCGCTCGTACCCGGCCTGCTGGGCCGCGCGCTGCGCAGGGACGTCGTCGCGGTGGCCATCGAGGACGCGCCGACCCGCGGCGTCTACGCCGTCACTCCGCGCGGACCCGCTCCAGCCGGAACGCTCGTGCGCGCGATGATCGACGCCCTGAGGATCGCGGTCAGCGATGCTGACCCGATGG